The Flavivirga eckloniae genomic interval AGTAAAGACGTAGTACAAGAAGTATTTATCAAATTGTGGAACAAGAAACTAGAATTTACTAATGAATTAACCTTACGGTCTTATCTATATACTTCTGTAAAAAACAAATGCTTAAATAAACTAGAGCAGCAAAAAGTTAAAGATAACTATAGAAAAGATACTATGTTAATTGAAAATGATATCAGTAGATCAAATCAAGCGATATATAAAGAAGAGATTACAAGACAGCTAGATGCGGCCATATCACAACTTTCTTCAAGAAAACGTGACATAATAAAATTGTCCTTAAAGGGTTTAAGTAATGACGTAATAGCCACTAGGCTCAATATAAAACTTCAGACTGTTAAAACTATTAAATCACAAGCTTATGAAGCCATAAGAACTTATTTTTCAAATACAAATTAGGAATAGAGTTATTAAAAATTAGGGATGTGAAATTCTTTAAAATCGTTGAAAACACCCCTAAAGGTCCCTCAAGGGGACAATTTTACCGAATGAGATTCCTCCCTCGAGGGAGGATTAAGGAGGGGATTTTTAAATACAAAATACTTTATAAGTCTAATAATAAGAACTTTACAATGAATTTAAATAATTTAAGTTAAATCGAGCTCACCTTAAATTATAATATTGTAGCTCTAATTTTCTTCCATATTTTAACGAGAAAAAAACCTGAAATCAAGGCCGTTCCCGTTAGTATTAAAGCATAATTATAGTTTCCATAAATCCAATATCCCGTAGCGAACATACAGCTATAAATAAGTATACAACC includes:
- a CDS encoding sigma-70 family RNA polymerase sigma factor, with product MVLREPIKIKDKAILKIVFEIYYKALLHYGIRFLHSEQESKDVVQEVFIKLWNKKLEFTNELTLRSYLYTSVKNKCLNKLEQQKVKDNYRKDTMLIENDISRSNQAIYKEEITRQLDAAISQLSSRKRDIIKLSLKGLSNDVIATRLNIKLQTVKTIKSQAYEAIRTYFSNTN